The sequence TGGCATATTAAATGTTTACCATTATTTTCTACAGCATCATCAAATGTAATTGAACCCATCAGGGTCCCAGGCGAGCCTGTGTCTAGCTTTTTTTGGAGATATTAAGTTCACAGCGACATGAAATCAGCAGATGTGTTAATTCATAGTGCAAGTGACATAGATGTTTAATCCGTCATTAACATTATGGCCGGGTTATTTTTTTGAGATGATTTGCCCTTTTGTATGTTAAAGAGGCTTAGTGcttgctgtctctgtctctgagccgCCTGCAGTTTGTGCTTGGATGATTACATTAGTTTTTTGAATTTTGCATTACGTCCCTGACTGAGAGGCGTTTAATAGCTGTATGACAGCCCACCCTTAAATCATAGTTCTTGTCTTAAGTTACAGTCACAGGGAGTAGAGGTCTTGGTGTGGTTCCCATAGAAAAGCTGAGGAAATTggctgtgtgctgctctttgACAGAGGTGTGGAAGTTAACCAGACACACACTTAATAAAGCAACCATCTGGTCTCCATCACTGAAGAAGCAAAATTGAAAACTAACTAGTTTTTAGTTGTGTAATGGGCTAATTGTTGCCCCTTGTGGCGACTGTGGttaaccccccccacccccatatTTGTCACTTGACATCAAGTATCAGTGggtgttttctgtcctctggCCTCAGGGGGCAGTAGTGAGCCCATTAATGCTCAGTGTACCACAATGAGCAGAAGAAGACACTGCACTTGAAAAGACTTGGACAAGTGACACAAAGGAGATTTGTACCTCATGGgaagtgtttctgtctgtctctcacagtggACGAGACCGTCCCAAACAGGGCTAACGTTTTCTATGTTGACTCCTCAAAGGGAcatcagcagcaacattttCTTGTGGCATGATGCTCAGCACAATGTTCGGGTTTCTGTTGATGGTTTTTCATGTTCACACCATTGAGCAGTAACATTAAACTTAAAATAgtcaataatgataataataatgagctGTCAGTATTGATAATTAATACCAAACATACCATTCaccataaatacatttttccaaACATGCTTTGCTTTAATCAATAACAGTTACCCATATTTGAACAGAcccatttttctgtctgaaaacTGAGTTGTAATGTTGTGCTTCTGTCCTGCAGGCACCGTGGCCACACTACAGGCTTCTCCTCTTCAGAGACGACATGCGttaatgtttgactttttcctGAAGGAGTACAGGTAATTATAACTGCTTATTacatgtttctctttttgtaAATTTTGGTTCACCCAAGTTACAAAAAccatattttcacattaattACTAATCACTGATCATAATATGTACCCAAGCAGATAGTTTTCTACTTCTGCTTCTTCTAAGGTAAGCGAGAAACAAATAGTTCTTTTTATTTGGGTGAGCTGACCATTTAACATCTGTGGCAATACACATTGTGCACGTTGTATATCTCATTGAGTTTTAGTGGAATGGCAATGTGATCATGTGATTATAGTTAGGGCTGGGTGGTTGAATTAAATTCATGAGATTAGTTCTTGTTTTTGTAACTGCATGATATGTAAAATGCCTAAACAGTGAAAATTACATCTTACAACGCAAAAGGTGGAAAAGTTGCAGCCTTTGAGTCACAACAGTTTCAGAAGAGCAATGAGCCACTGTTTATCGGATTGTTGTGGATCCGGGTGGCTGCCTGCTCAGAGAGAAACGACCGAAGGAACACGGTGCATGTTGTTGTGCACTCTTGCTTTACGCTGGTTGAAGAGGTGTGACCCGATTATGAGAGGTGAAGCAGTGGGAGTTGAGCatgtttccattattttgtccacccaaAACATAGCAAGGAAGGTAGATTAAATGACAGAAGTGCCTCACTTTATGGAGTCATTGTATCTAAACTGATTGATATAGGAATATGATAtatgaatgaaactgaaactgagcgAATGGGCCTCCTGACATTAACATGGTGCGATCAGCTTCAGAGAAGACATCTCACTGCTGGAGATGGTGGAATTCCACTCAGTCCACTCAAGGTTGAACAGTGTTATTAATGGAGTGGAGCTTCTTCCCTCACAAACTACAGAGAGCACTTTAACCACCAAACAAGTTTAAATTAGACCAGTTATCCAGTTACTCTGGGATATGACAGGAACTAATGAGAGCTGATATATGACCTTCTGCTGGTGACGTTGGAGCAGCGTTGGCTAACAATGAGAAGCTGTTTCACTATATTGTATTAGATTGTGTGGATGTATCTAATAAAGTGGGCAGTTTGTACATGTCTGCACAtctctgaaagagaaaacatctgctgcctgtgtgcacCATGGGTGTGCATGGTCTTTAGTTCAAAATTCattgtgtgtgtccacacttGGGCTCATGGCTCCAGCGACTTTCATTCACTTCTGACCCCAGGTGACTTTAACAAGCCTGTCGACAGTTGTCGACAGGCCTAGACGCACTGACCAATAAGTGGTATCAGTGGCCTGGTTAACAATCCTACCACGGATAAATACCTGGGTCTCCCTATCAGTCATTCAGAACTGAAGAAACCTCTTGGATGAGAGACTAATAGTAAACtaatacaagtccagttgccttagATTCAAACCTTCTTGGGGGAGGTTCTGGCAAACTTACCTCCCTCTAACTCCTCACCTCCAGGTTGTTTTACTTTTCAGACTTGTAGTCTTCAGACCCCAACTGAAGCCGACTCAGGTGACATCACCTGAGGACATTTATCAGACCTCACTGCTCCATCTGGAGACACTTAAAGGTGTATGCTTCTGTTTTCACATATGCAGTAGTACTCCACAACACCTGGAGACTCACATGAAAAAGTTCCCCTTTAAGGTCCCTGCTCAGTGGACAGCTCATATTTGTTGTTTGGAGCTCTGACTGTTTATGCATTGATGTAAAATCTTTAGTCTTTTGATAGAGAGGAAGCCAGTTACCTCACACAGTACTGACTTAGTAGCTTATATGTTCATACAGAAACATCTGTTAGATTTAGCAGAGCCAGTTTCTGCCAGTAAAACTGACCAACTGTCCAAACCCCCCTGTAATACTTATCATTATAGAAGACTTAAAAGAACAACAGACATTTGTATTGTTGTTTGAGAACCTTCTGATTTTGAGGACGACCACTGCACCTTCTGTTATTGTTAGTGTGGCTCTTCCTGTATCTCCTAACCTCTGCTGCGGCTGTGGTTCAGCTTATGTTCAGTTGCCTGCTGATGCCCTTGTGTCCTCTCCATATTTATGAAGTCTCATAATCCGGTTTCTTATTTGTCCAGGCAGCCTCTCACCATGTGGAGCCATGTTGCATTTAGACACAACCCAGGCCAGAACTGAGGAAGCGGAGTTCTTTTAAAACCTTGTTCATGCAGTCAGCCTTAATTGGAAATTGCACCTTTGTTGCAGTGATCACAGGTAAACTGACTGTTGTTGCACTGAGGTTGGACTTGTAATACGATTATTGTGATGGTACAGTGTAGAGTCATTGAACACTTAGTGATGTTGCATAGGGCTgtactcgttttttttttgtagacaaTGCACCAATATAGAGTGAAAAACTGCAGGAGGTGTAAACCTGACAACCACCATCATAGAGTACAGATTATTCAGCAGTGGTTTTTTATGATCAAATACACAGCAGTAATGCATTATAGTAATGGCTCACAGTAATGTTGTCTCTTGCTGTCAGGAACGTGTGATGTAAGGGATTACAACCCCCTGTGACCAGACGCCATGACAGAACTGCAGTTATCATTCGATCAGTAATCAGTTAGTTAATGGAAAGAAGTTAATTGGAAAGAAAACTAATgggcaatatttttttttttgataatttaTTAATGggttcagtcatttttcaagcaaatgCCAAACATTTATTGTCCACGTGTTGAAGTGTTTATTGTCCATGTGTCCTGAGACTTGGAGGGTAAAGTGCTTTGAACAGCTGATAAGCAGTCCGTCGTAGTCCATTTACTATTCCTCAAAAACGAAGATTTGCAactttttttgctctgtttaaGCAAGTAAATGAAATATCTTAGAGTTTTGGGCGTATAagtatttttcacaattttttgtCACTTCATAGACTAAACAGTCAGCTTTATCCGTTTGGGCTAGGTTACTCTGATTTGGCTTTAAACGCCTCTGCGCGTCTTGTTGCACCACTGCTGGACTTTGTTTGGGACACAATACTGTCAATCTATGGCAGACTCAGCCTGCCAGTCAACTTATTATATGCCATCACCATCTACACATGGTGTACTCTAAACAACAGGGATAGGCCCCAATGTGAAGAGCTCTTAAATCAAGTTAAACCCCAGAAGTGACCTCATATTATCAGTGAAAGAGCCTCGTTTACGTGCTTGTTGTAAATACAGACTCATGATTAAAATTTTCTGTGACAGTTCaggcttttttgtgtgtgtgtgatcagctgGTCAGGGATTGAAATGATGTACTTACAAAAGTATGCCATGTACACATTCACACCAAGAAGTAATGGTAGCAAATGAGCCTTCTGTTTTTAACACACATCTCTCTTCATATGTAATTAAATGTTTGGTTTTATCCACACAAACTAAAATGTGCATGTTGACTGAAGGTGCTTACTCACCTACACCACCGGTAACACCTGAGAAATGCCTCACTGTGGGATCTCTggctttttcctcttcctgatACACTGAGCTACTTCTACAAATCAAAAGCTATGAATTGGTGAAATGTGAAACGTGCTGATCTCCTAAGGGCTTATTCCAACAAAAGGCCTCACTTCTTTCACATCATGAGAAAGTTTCTTAGTACATTGTGGCCTAAGCTGTAGTCACACTCATTTAATATATATCATTTGGTGTGTGAAATGGCATATCTACTGTGCCACAGTTACACCATTGGATCAGTGATTATTATGTGCCACTTGCCACTATGTGCACTGCTGTACATACATTATacattgtgttatttttatgtttacagtAGTAAATGCATTTAGAATAAGTGGGAtacttctgtctgtgtttattaaaaagacatttgattTCTTCTCTTACAGATATCTGCAAACTTACAGCTATGGAAGAAGACCTCATAATACCTCATGATTCTgccaaaaacagcagcatatCAGTAATagaggatgaaaaagaaaaggtaaagGACTTTGTGTATAAGCATTTCAGAGAAGTGACAGATGGGTCGCTGTTCAAGGATGCAGAGGAACCTTCTCTTAAGGAACATGGGGGTTTCAtcaagaaagacaaacagactctCAATAAAGCCCACTGTAAAATTCAGCAGGGGGCTGTTTTTTCTGGAAAGATCCTAAGTTTTGGATGCTCAGTGTGTAAAGATGATTCCACATATAGCCCCAATGATCTCCTTAAGCATTTTCGAGCGGCTCATAAAGGAACCCTTCCCACGTACCCTTGTGACCTGTGTGGTTTTGTCACAAACGAGTTTCCCGCTCTTCAGCGCCATCGGATTGAGCACAGAAATACTCTGGTTACGTGTGAGCTCTGCAGCGACGATGTTCAGTATTCTCTGCTTTTGCTCACCAGACACTACATCATGTGTCACAGTCTGAATGGACAGTTTAACTGTGACTGGTGTGACTTTACTACTGTGGATGCAGGGACGTTCGTCCAGCACATCCATCATCATAATGAGAGTCCTTGGAAGTGTTCAAAATGCAGACACATCAGCTTGAACGAGGAGGATCATCAGAGGCATGTGAAAGCTCACTCGGGTACATTCCCCTTCACCTGTCAGATCTGTGGATTTGGGGTGGCAAGAAGCGAGTACctgaaaaaacacactgcagctgttcacaaacaggaagctgagaAAAGGAATGCATGGAAGGCTGTTGAAGATAGCAGCACTCCAGCAAATTCATCTGCAACCTTAAAACTTTTGCTCAAAAAGAGTGGCGAGTCACAGGAGGCTCAGAGGATATCAAAACTGAACTGTCTTTCTGGGAGTTTAACAAACCAAAATGGCAGGTTAATCAAACCAGATTTGTCCTCAGAGGAGACCTACCACGTTGTCGATGGAACTGTAGCAAAAAAGGACAACAATTGGAGCAAAGGTTgtcaaaacacagagcagacaaCACCAGTAATGTTACAGGAATGTGACAACTCCACAAGCTCTGATGCTGCAGGTCACACAAGTCCCAATGGACTGACTGTTCTCATGGTTAAGAACAAAATCTCGCTTCCCCCTAATTGTACAACCAAAGTCATGGGATTCAAAGTGGTTGATGGCAAAAAGCATCTAGTTCTCAAAGTAATCCCTACAGCAAGGCAAGACTCATCCATTCAGAACCATTCCTCGGCTGAAGATGTTGGCTGCTTAGCATCAAATCCTGCCTTGGATAAAAGTAAAGAATCTGTTGAGAATGGGGAATGCTTCGATAGCAAGAGCTCCACATCACATTGCTTTGCTGTTTCACCAAGAAGTGGATCTTGCATACAGATGGATCACGACGATATTATGGCAGTAAAAGTAAAGATCGAGGAGGAAGAAACCTCTATTTGCAACCTTGATTCCTCCCCGCACCAAGATGATGATGGAGAACAAACTAATCCTTTACTAAATTTGTCTTCAACTTGTTCAGATATGTTATATCCCGTGGCAAATGAGTTAGATCATCTAGGCAACCAGAGTCACTCAAGTCAAACAACCTGCTCAGAGAGAAGTACATTTGATGATGACTCAGTCTCTGCAACGTTCAATGCTGATGCAGCCGACCATAGTGATCTTAAAACCAGTGATACTTTGACAGTGTGTGCTGGTAAGGTCACTGGTTTATCTTCACCTTCAAAAGTTGCTCAGGAAACCTTTCTTTCCCAGTCAGTCTCCAAAAACACTTTGGAGAACTGTGGGGCTGCAAATGAGTTATCATTGACTGACACAGTGGCAGAGAAACTCTTTGACAAACACAAAGGGAATTCTTCTTTTAACACTACAGAAAATGATGACCAGTCTTCTCAGACTACTCCAGAAAAGACTAACAGGGTAAGAACTGAGATTAAACTTAAAAATGGTCAGCAAAACTTTAAGAAGCTTTCAGCAAATCCAGTACCTCCATCAGAGTCATCCCCACCCACTTCAGGTCACAGCCACAGAGAAATTGCCACAGGCTCTGAAAACTGCACTAAAAATTCACCAAACCAAGAAGTATTTACCTTTCACAACTATTCCAAGGAAACATTCGGAACTTCACCTAACACTACCCAAAGCTTTGACAATATGTCCGAACACTCTGCTGACAGAGAAAGTATTTGTGAATCATCACAGTTTAGCTTGACATTGGCAGACTCTCCAGAACCATTCATGGAAAGTGGCAGTGGAGAAGCAACTGAAGAACAGAATCAAGAGGGTGGGAAGAAAGTGTCAGATAGTGACAGTCAGGCTGATGAGTTCATTTCTAGCGTTCATGATCCTTTCACTGAGGATGAAAATCCTGAGTCAGTGCTCCAGGACTTTAATATAATCAAAATTGAGGAAGAGAGCATTCCCATATCTaaaaaacagtcagaaacaAAGAGTAGTTCCACTTCCTTGGGCAGTTTTGTGGAAGAACATTCAGATGCAATCATTTCCCAACAACTAAATAAGGAAAGAGTGAGAAGTGCAAGCAATGAttctttgaaacaaacaaaaacaacccttCGAATTCTTCAGTTGCCAGAGGGTAAGCAGCCAGTACTCCTGAGGACTGCAGAGAATCGATTTGCCATGCCAGTGCAGGTTAAGGCTACTCCAGGTTTCAAACTGATAACCAATTCTACTAATCCTCAGATCAATGTGTCGTACATGAAACCAGGTGTAGAAAGATCAAGTAACCAAACTGGTGTAACTTTAACTCCTAACAGTGGGAGGCTAGGCGTATCAACACCAATGGCAGGAGCTGCTGAAAAAGGGACAACTCTTCTTTCTGCTGTTCAACCAGCAGTTGGCATAACCTCAAATCACTACCTTATCAATAGCCCCGGTTTTAAGGGTCCTGTACTCCTTTCAAGCACACCACATAATACACCTACAGACAAATCAGCAAAGGCACAGCCCACTTGCTACttgctacagaggtctggccCATTTGTTCACACCCCCAGTACTCCTGGCCTCAGATTGGCAAGTACACAACTCCCACTGAACTCAAGGCCAGTTCTGGCCATGCCCGTGAACTCTGCAGACAAACCTAGCTCTCTGCAGCCTGGTCGCCAAGCATTCTTGCTCCGGTACATTTCTCCACCCAAATCAGGCCTCCTTCTGAACAACCAAGACACAAAGACTGGGACCCAGTGTAGCCAAACCAGTGAAAGCACTGGAAACAAAGTAATATTTAAAATTGTAACGCCTACCGGTAGCCTCCTTACAAGTGGCACTCCCACCTCAAGCAGTCAACCTTTGTTTCTGGCCACCAGACCTCAGACCCAGTGTTTTCTGGTCTCGTCAAACAAAACTACTGCAAATGCCTCCAGTGGAGTCAAGAAATTGATCACcatacaaaacactgcacagaaagATGTCAAGGAATCTTGCATTTCACCCTCTCAAATGAATGTAAAGGTACAACCGTGTGAAGCAGAGAAACCTGTTCTTGCCCCAAGGCCAATTCGGCCTCCAAGCCAAAGGAAAAGGCGCAGGAAAACATTATTTGACGAGCTTCCGGCAACTGTGCATAAAGCTAGAAGACTATCAAATAAAGCACTGACTGAGAAAGAGACTTCTGTGTTATGGAAGCCTGTAGCCAAAGAAGTTGAAAGGACACTGAGACTTGCCCCGTTCAGTTC comes from Toxotes jaculatrix isolate fToxJac2 chromosome 21, fToxJac2.pri, whole genome shotgun sequence and encodes:
- the si:ch211-214e3.5 gene encoding zinc finger protein 518A isoform X1, with protein sequence MQSALIGNCTFVAVITDICKLTAMEEDLIIPHDSAKNSSISVIEDEKEKVKDFVYKHFREVTDGSLFKDAEEPSLKEHGGFIKKDKQTLNKAHCKIQQGAVFSGKILSFGCSVCKDDSTYSPNDLLKHFRAAHKGTLPTYPCDLCGFVTNEFPALQRHRIEHRNTLVTCELCSDDVQYSLLLLTRHYIMCHSLNGQFNCDWCDFTTVDAGTFVQHIHHHNESPWKCSKCRHISLNEEDHQRHVKAHSGTFPFTCQICGFGVARSEYLKKHTAAVHKQEAEKRNAWKAVEDSSTPANSSATLKLLLKKSGESQEAQRISKLNCLSGSLTNQNGRLIKPDLSSEETYHVVDGTVAKKDNNWSKGCQNTEQTTPVMLQECDNSTSSDAAGHTSPNGLTVLMVKNKISLPPNCTTKVMGFKVVDGKKHLVLKVIPTARQDSSIQNHSSAEDVGCLASNPALDKSKESVENGECFDSKSSTSHCFAVSPRSGSCIQMDHDDIMAVKVKIEEEETSICNLDSSPHQDDDGEQTNPLLNLSSTCSDMLYPVANELDHLGNQSHSSQTTCSERSTFDDDSVSATFNADAADHSDLKTSDTLTVCAGKVTGLSSPSKVAQETFLSQSVSKNTLENCGAANELSLTDTVAEKLFDKHKGNSSFNTTENDDQSSQTTPEKTNRVRTEIKLKNGQQNFKKLSANPVPPSESSPPTSGHSHREIATGSENCTKNSPNQEVFTFHNYSKETFGTSPNTTQSFDNMSEHSADRESICESSQFSLTLADSPEPFMESGSGEATEEQNQEGGKKVSDSDSQADEFISSVHDPFTEDENPESVLQDFNIIKIEEESIPISKKQSETKSSSTSLGSFVEEHSDAIISQQLNKERVRSASNDSLKQTKTTLRILQLPEGKQPVLLRTAENRFAMPVQVKATPGFKLITNSTNPQINVSYMKPGVERSSNQTGVTLTPNSGRLGVSTPMAGAAEKGTTLLSAVQPAVGITSNHYLINSPGFKGPVLLSSTPHNTPTDKSAKAQPTCYLLQRSGPFVHTPSTPGLRLASTQLPLNSRPVLAMPVNSADKPSSLQPGRQAFLLRYISPPKSGLLLNNQDTKTGTQCSQTSESTGNKVIFKIVTPTGSLLTSGTPTSSSQPLFLATRPQTQCFLVSSNKTTANASSGVKKLITIQNTAQKDVKESCISPSQMNVKVQPCEAEKPVLAPRPIRPPSQRKRRRKTLFDELPATVHKARRLSNKALTEKETSVLWKPVAKEVERTLRLAPFSSVQQIKCPRRYQPVVVLNHPDADIPEVANIMKVVNRYKGAVTKVSLSQKTVQALSELGAQGKNHSTKGVSSHSDDPRPRPVQSSVRERFLLKLKLRKKSKKKYEVVETLSGCRQEAVVFDCWFCGRLFNSQEDWIGHGQRHLMEATRDWNKLF
- the si:ch211-214e3.5 gene encoding zinc finger protein 518A isoform X2, with product MEEDLIIPHDSAKNSSISVIEDEKEKVKDFVYKHFREVTDGSLFKDAEEPSLKEHGGFIKKDKQTLNKAHCKIQQGAVFSGKILSFGCSVCKDDSTYSPNDLLKHFRAAHKGTLPTYPCDLCGFVTNEFPALQRHRIEHRNTLVTCELCSDDVQYSLLLLTRHYIMCHSLNGQFNCDWCDFTTVDAGTFVQHIHHHNESPWKCSKCRHISLNEEDHQRHVKAHSGTFPFTCQICGFGVARSEYLKKHTAAVHKQEAEKRNAWKAVEDSSTPANSSATLKLLLKKSGESQEAQRISKLNCLSGSLTNQNGRLIKPDLSSEETYHVVDGTVAKKDNNWSKGCQNTEQTTPVMLQECDNSTSSDAAGHTSPNGLTVLMVKNKISLPPNCTTKVMGFKVVDGKKHLVLKVIPTARQDSSIQNHSSAEDVGCLASNPALDKSKESVENGECFDSKSSTSHCFAVSPRSGSCIQMDHDDIMAVKVKIEEEETSICNLDSSPHQDDDGEQTNPLLNLSSTCSDMLYPVANELDHLGNQSHSSQTTCSERSTFDDDSVSATFNADAADHSDLKTSDTLTVCAGKVTGLSSPSKVAQETFLSQSVSKNTLENCGAANELSLTDTVAEKLFDKHKGNSSFNTTENDDQSSQTTPEKTNRVRTEIKLKNGQQNFKKLSANPVPPSESSPPTSGHSHREIATGSENCTKNSPNQEVFTFHNYSKETFGTSPNTTQSFDNMSEHSADRESICESSQFSLTLADSPEPFMESGSGEATEEQNQEGGKKVSDSDSQADEFISSVHDPFTEDENPESVLQDFNIIKIEEESIPISKKQSETKSSSTSLGSFVEEHSDAIISQQLNKERVRSASNDSLKQTKTTLRILQLPEGKQPVLLRTAENRFAMPVQVKATPGFKLITNSTNPQINVSYMKPGVERSSNQTGVTLTPNSGRLGVSTPMAGAAEKGTTLLSAVQPAVGITSNHYLINSPGFKGPVLLSSTPHNTPTDKSAKAQPTCYLLQRSGPFVHTPSTPGLRLASTQLPLNSRPVLAMPVNSADKPSSLQPGRQAFLLRYISPPKSGLLLNNQDTKTGTQCSQTSESTGNKVIFKIVTPTGSLLTSGTPTSSSQPLFLATRPQTQCFLVSSNKTTANASSGVKKLITIQNTAQKDVKESCISPSQMNVKVQPCEAEKPVLAPRPIRPPSQRKRRRKTLFDELPATVHKARRLSNKALTEKETSVLWKPVAKEVERTLRLAPFSSVQQIKCPRRYQPVVVLNHPDADIPEVANIMKVVNRYKGAVTKVSLSQKTVQALSELGAQGKNHSTKGVSSHSDDPRPRPVQSSVRERFLLKLKLRKKSKKKYEVVETLSGCRQEAVVFDCWFCGRLFNSQEDWIGHGQRHLMEATRDWNKLF